The Caloenas nicobarica isolate bCalNic1 chromosome Z, bCalNic1.hap1, whole genome shotgun sequence region CACCTTTGCATATAAATCATCATTTAAAATTGTTCACCGTGACATCTAGCTACTGAAGTTTGGAAAGAGCATCAGACCGTTGTAGTCACATACTACTTTTTCTCACAGCGGTATCGCGTGGCTTTTCCCTTGTGTGTTTCGCAGCCCCTTGTAAAACAGGGaagcttttcttcttgcctggCAGTAGCCACCTGTgcctctattttcttttttagtcaTTGTTGGTCCTCTGCCCACCACTTTTTTCAATGCTTgtttttttaaccctttttaAAGGACCAGGATTCTGAGCTGTAGGTgctgctttcatattttttcagttcagtgaGAGTGAATAAGCTTTTCCTAATCAGTGATTACTGCACGCTGACTTGGTAGCCACAGACCAGTCTTGAACCCATTCATAACAACAcgaaaaaaagagcagaacagcaaaactgCCACAGTTCATTTGCCAGAAAATGTTTCATCTGGAGTAAAAGCGTGGCATTTCTGTGAAGATTCATAGCACACAGTGGAAATCAGAGTGCTGCAAATATTGGTGTTgatctgcatgtgtgtgtaatTAGTCATTGGCTGAGGAACGCAGATTTGTAGTTTGTGTTACTTTCCTGCACTCTTGGAGGTTTTCATTAATTGTAAGAAAGGgtttgcttgtgtttcttttcttctataAATCTATTTTAAGCTTCCTTCTGTGTCAAATGCGAccataatttgtttttaaattaagatgCTGGTAAACCTACCCTTCAGATTTAAATCTTTTCCTACCTTAaagaaggttttaaaaaaaattaaggagcATTCCCATGGTGGTTACTAGACCTGATATTTCCCAAACAAAGCTGGGAATCATTTTAAGAATTCAATCAAATTGAGAATAAAAGGCCTTGGTGGCATTTGCCATTCATTCCCAGGTTcctatttacttatttttatttgatttggaTAATGGTTACACTAGTTTGAACAGTGGTGATTCATCAAATGCAAGCCAAGATGAAATTTGAATATTTCTATTCAGTTTTGCTAaactttttcaatttttgtttataaaaatgaatcaaaattaTGGTCTCTGGCTGAAAGCACAGCCTTACTGATGGCAGGTGACTAGTGCAGGTCCTGCAACAGTGGTAAGTCTTCATAATAATAAGGTTACTGATTTAATCAATGTTTATGGATTCCTTGGCTAGGCAGATGGTTTTTAACACTTTCATAGGCAGTTAGGGGAagtttttaattcctttctgagTGGCTTACAGAAGAAGTGTCTTGTAATAAACTGAAGAGAGAAAACGCatctttaaaagctgtatttttaaattcctggTCAAGCACTTGCAATTTAAGGCATGGAACTGAGGCTGCCCGGAAGACTTCAGTTCTGTCCGTTTTGAAAGCATATTATTATAATCATATTACACAAGGATCCCTACAGGACTCTGCCTCGATTCAGCACAAATGATATCTGTGAATGAAAACTCTGTGATGTTGTTTTAATTGTCATCATTCAGCACCAGCTTGCACTGAGTGCTTGATTTTATGCCTACTACACTTACTCActtattttcctctgtaaacTACTTGTCGCAGAAGGAACAAGATATTTGTGTGTAGCGTTGTTACGGCATTTCGTTCAATGTTTAGACTTATTCAGGTTTCAAACCTGAACCCTCACAGCATGCTTGAGCTGAAGGACCATCAGCTTACAAAGCAAAGAGTAAAGGCTCTTGTCCTGAGTGAACAAGCtacttgaaaaaattaaaagcttaatGAAGTCATCCCTTTCACAAGCCATAAAGGACAAAAATAGAGCATAGCTAAGTGCATAGCAATAGCTGAGAGGTAGGACTGAGTCAGCCATATGAGAGAACttggttcttttccttttttgtataACTTCCTGGGGGTATGAGGCATAAGTTATTGAGTTGTCATGGGTAAACAACGTTACACCCCCTGTCAGAGTAACAGCTGAGTTTTGAAAAAACACATCTGAATTCTGGGTTTTACCGTATTTATCATCACATTAGGAATTGTTGATCTGTAGGGGAAAAGAGGGTCATGCTGTAAAATGTGGGGTTGGCGTTAGGTCTTAGAGGCACGCAGGACCCGTTTTTGTCACTCGAACAGTGCAGTTTGACTTTGCATTAGGACTAAAACACTGTTTACTGTGAAGAACACGCACTCTAGTCTAAAATAGCACATAACTTCCCAAGTTTGCTGTAGTGCTGATAGCCTGTCCCACGTACCTGTTGTGTATAAGCAGAGCTGTGATGCAGACCCAGCCCTGCCAGATACGGCTGTTCGCTATTGACATCTGTAGGAACCGGGAATGTATAACACCTCCAGGGCAGGCTTTCACAGAGTAAATATACAGCTGTGATGATGTAACTTCAGACCCTATTTGGTCACAAACatttcattctgctttctgaagTCCCACGCTCTTTTCCTGAAAACACTTATTCTTCCTccctccaaaggaaaaaaatatcttgaatTTGTGTTTATGTTGTTGCTATGACATTCAGTTAAACTGTATGCAGATGCAGGTTGTgttaataagagaaaaaaaatgaactgtgtACTTCAGTGAACAAAGATTACCCCGTGTTTGTATTAAAATGTTGCTATGGTAGTGCATATGGTTTTATTTGGTGGAAATCTGTGGTGAAATAGAAGGAAATCACGTGCATGCAAGACAAACAAGAAATGGCAGCAAAACCAACTGGAAATAAATAGTGAAACTGAAAGGGAAGTTGCAGATGACAtgtaaaagcaggaaaaaacaaggaTAGTTGTTTTGCTGCCTGTCTGTGATCCGATAACATAAATGTGTTCCCGCCGTGTCCTGCTGGGTCTCGGTGACCCGTCGGATGGTGACTTAGCTCTAATGATGCTTTTGTTGCGAGAGCTTCTTTCCCGCATTGGCTCTGTGCGttgtaacatttttttgttttggaagcaAAGCTCCACTGGCTTGGCCTGATTTCACCACTAACTTTTCCTGTTGAAAAGCATTTCCAGGCTATCTTACTGTAGTAGGCTTTTTGGCAGGAAAAATCAAGAGAGTGATAAAATATGGAAAGCCACTAGAGCCTTGCCTACCTTTTGGGTAAGGGGAAGTCTTTGTGAACTTGCTGGCTCCTGCTAGTGATAAAACAGGGGATAATGTTTTCTTAACTGGCACAGTAGCCCTCATATTTATTTAATCCTTTTGCATTAGGCTTCGTTTTGCATCAGTTGCATCAGTACTGCTGTTTGTGGGGTTGCATGACAAATCGGAACgggttaaaaataaactgcCAAAGAAGCAGAGATAGAAATCAGAGAGGAGAGGGAGTCTTGATTTAGAGAGTAACCACACTGGGAGCTGGCTGGTTCCTGCATGATCCCAGCTggtgaagaaagcaaaagtgtttttaaaatcacGTTGCCACTTTCTTCCTATCATCCCAGTTCTGCCtcaaggaggaggaagaagtggcTGTGAAAGCTGCTGTTGCCTTTCCACTCCTTGCTTCCAGATTTTCTACTGAATTGCATTGTAGCCCCAGAACTTGTCCATTTTGCCAAGAGTGCCAACAGGGAGTAGAGATATGCCCAAGTGAGGCAAAAATGAAGTTGGTGGATGAGGTATGGATAGTCAGGAAAAAGAGCAGACAGGAATGGCGTTAAAAGCTTGCCTGACAAGTCCCTATCACTTTCATATCTGAACTCTCAGTGATGTCTCTGTGTTGACCTTTTTTTCCCAACCTTTACTTTCAGCTGTGCTTTGGCATCCATGTGGGTTTTAATGGACTTGTTCCCCTACAGCACAAGTATCTGCTTCTGCagagtaaaatgtattttgctgttttaagtTCTCATTAACAGACTTGCTGGTTTTACAGCTGTGACGTCCTGATGTCTGATTTTGTCAAATTCATGAACTAATTGTGATCTAACCTCTTTGGTTTGAGATGCCAAAGGAAATCAGTGCCTTCAGAGAAGCCGGTGGTTTTGACTCAGCTGGTACACTGGGCTTCTTTTGATCTGGTGTTCAAACAGTGTTCTCAAAATATTGCTGGACTACACTGCAAACTGTTTAACTGATATTTGTAATGGAGTCCATTCTTAGTGAAGCTGCATTCGTCATGAGGTTAAGCTGTCAATGTATGTGTCCTAGCTAGATTCCCATCTGAGCACATCTGTGCACCCTACCTTTAAATTTCTTCTGTCTAGTAAACAAAAACCTTACAAAACCGTGTGTAATCTTTTCCTCCTGGGCAGTTGCTACATTCCATCCCGTAAGTAGTTGTACTTCAAGACAGATGATGTTGCTTATGTGAACGGTGCCTTGGGGTCTTTCAGATCTTCTCCAGTATAAATTGTGTATGTTGAAGTCATAGCTCTCTAGCTTttcggggcagaggggagtcaTAGCATACTGGATACCATCTATTCAGTTTCTTGGTGTTTGGTCTTTACAGGGTGATACAGACGGATGCTTATTGTATCATTTTGTTGGTTGAAGTCGTCTTTTATGGGATTTGTATTTCCTAGACACCAAGTCTCACTGCAGTTCCATGCAGTTCAGTTGTTCATGAGTTGAAATGTGCTTATAGTTATCTCCAAAGCTAGTTGTGTGTTATTGCTTTCACTGTGGCacctctgcatttctgtgtgCTGTTTTATATGTGGCTATATcatgtggagaaaaaaatgtgaagatgAAAACAGGAACGTatctaaatgaaaaaacaggGTCGAGTCTGAGCCACCAGGAGAGCTGCAGAGCCTTCCCTTGCTGCGTGCTGAGTGCTCTGGGCACTGCATGGAAATAGTCCCACTGATTAAACAggactaaaataaaatgtgcacGTGTATTGAAGTGCTTTTCTGCAGGATCAGCACAGGAGGGCGAGCATCTGGCAAGAGCAAGCCTCTGGTGCAGCACTTCTGACTGCTTCTGTGTAGGTGGGTAGGTTGGACTTGCCGCCCTGGATGTCTGCCTGCTGCACGCTTCCTTATTTCAGTCCGCAGGACCTGTGGGGCATTTGTGCAGCTTCAGCGGCCGGTGAGCACTGCAGCTCCTCCCGCAGCAACCCCACTGATCTGCCGTGTCTCTGCCCACTCTTGCCCAGCCCACCGGCTTCCCCCCAGTAGCAGGGAGATGGGCCCGGTTCCCAGAAGGTGCCTGCTGGAGGGTCGGGCAGCCCAGCGGGGACTGCTTTGCCGTGGGTTCCGCAGTGATTTGTATATGCAGTATAGAGGTTCTCATGGCTCAGCTCAGCGAGGGTTAATTAACAGCTTGGCTGTCCCACTGCCAGTGAGATGTTGGCTATTCCTCCATCTGCTGCTTGTTCAGGAGAGCGAGCTAGCAGCATCCCACCGGAGAGAGTGTAATATAATCATGGAAGTCTGTTCTCTTTGTACTCCTGCTTTTAAGTTGTTTCCTGTGCTGCAGCACTTAGGAAAGCAGAACCTTTGTCTTCACTCTATTGCCTTCATCAGTAGGGACGATTTTATCCTGATATAGTCATTTCCACCATCACACCCTTGGAAATGAGCATGTTGAATACAAGACCACACATTCCTTCAGCCCCAAACCTGTAGTTTGACAAATGCTCCTTTTGGCGGCAGCACCAGATCCAGCAAATGCCCCACATCACCCCGCTGCATCCTAGGGTGACCCCACCGCTCAGTACAGCTGGGAAAGAGGGAGTGCGTGACAAAGCTGAGCTTAAAAATAACTAGCCAAAGGACgaggggcaggcaggagaggggaTTTGATATTTTAGGTTTTGAGCAAGAAGTAAAGTTATAGTTGTGCTCATTAACCTTACCTGTAAGCCCTGCTGATTGCACTTCAAGGAACCTgtgcttttatattttcatgCCTAGTATTTAGAGGTTTTTGTGCTGGAACAACAGAGAGTATTAAGATTTCAAAGCAGGTGCAAAGATGTTacacaaaaaacaacagtgaTTCCTTTTACAGTATTGTGAACTGTGGGTTTTAATAGTTTTGCCATGTAAttgtgaaatgcaaaatgtgaaGAGAGGACTATATGGTGGTGATCAGTTGGTGTGAGACCCCAGCTCTGGAAGGCTTGCAGTTCATTTTAGTGGGGTTCATTCCCTCTCTTTATAGCAGGATAATTTCGTGTAGTATATTTTACTCTTATGTTTGCATgatctgctcctgcagcccctaTTCTCCCAACAGTACATTTTTCCAGTGAGCAGATGACAGAACTACCCCTCTACTTTATGGAACATGGAAAGCCCGAAGCGCGGGTTGTAAAATCCAGGGCCTGGCTGGAGCCACACTTGAGGCAGGAGTTGGACGGGCCACTGCTGTTTGTATATGGTATACGTGTCACAGGCACATAGTCTATGTGTAGTCATGCATATATGTAATTTTCAGGGAACTGTTACTTACGTTGGTTTGAAGATGGGTGTCATTCAAGTGTAAGTGACAGCGGGGATGGCGAGGAAGGCACGTGCAGCTGCGGCGTGCCTGTGAGCTGCCTGTTCTGCTCCTCTTGCTCTCTCCATGCAGTAGCCCGATGTGTAAACCTCATGATTCTCAGTGAGCAGCTGAGGCAGTGACGTGTTCAGTGCTAGATGTAAGCAGAAGCCAAACAAAAGCGCTTCACTGCGTTTTACACTTTTACTGTCAACAGATATTGTACAGACAAGTTTAGATACAGCTGAGACTGGTGGCCAGGTGGTGAATTCCAAAACAGCTCAAGTTTTGAATGCCTGCAGGGAGAGAACTTGACTGAGCAGAAGAGAGATGTTTGTAATTTCTCAGGCAAAGCATTAGCTGCCAAAGATGAGCTTCTGAGATATTTggccatttattttattgaaatatttacGTCTAGTAAAAAGTTGACTCTTAACCACTTCTGCATCTGTGTGATACTAGATGATAACCCTTCACAAttttaaaaacctcaaaaatCAGTCTCTTTTTTCATGAGAAGTAGCTTTCATACTAAGGACTACGGGGAGGATATTTTGCTAGAGAGCTAATCACTGacaaggacaaagaaaaaaacacaccctGTTGCAGGTTTCCTTTCACTCTCACCTGCCGTGCAGCTTTATGCTAACCAGCATAGTACAGATGTTTAATGCCACTTTCTCACATGCTCCCCTAGTTCATTTTCTTACCATGTGCCAGCTATTTATCTTAACAGCTCCCTTGATTTGCCAAGCGTCATCTGTGTCCCATAAGATAAAGTGtaattacatatttaaaaagtggtgaggggaggtgaggaaAAGAGTGGCTGCTTTGCCTTTTATGCCATTGGAGAAGTACTTGAAATTCCTCACATTCTTCTCCTGTTAACAGTATGTTTACTTTTCATCGCTGGCTTATTAGGATTAACAAAAGTCATTGCTTCAAGCtcatttaatttgaatttaGTGAAAGCAAACTACCTCCTGTAGACTGTAGGACACATTCTTCTGCCACAGAAATGTATTAATTTGCAAAAAGCAGCCACCAAAAAACATGAGACCTGATGACCACTTCCACCCCAATGTTCAATATCACAGTGCATGTGCTGCATTCTAATGAGGTACCTTATGTTGCACATTCCAGGACAGTTTGAATAATCTGACAGTCTAATTAACACTTCAGTCTCTCTATCAACCATTTGCTTTCAATGCCAAGACGCTTTTCCTATATATACTTTCTAGAGCATGGAGTTGCAGACTGCATGCACCACTTCAAAACATCATTTACCCAAAGAATTAGACTCAGCTTTCTGGTTCATTGCTGCTTCTGTAGTAGAGCTTAATTTTCAGAGAACCTAACTGTGAATTCTGAAAACCTTTTCACCAAATACAGTAAATGCAAGAGCTTTTAAGTCTGTTGCTTATCAGAATGCTCTACTAAGAGGAATTaggtaaatatttctttattaaatgaTTAATTCCataaataaattcttttaattcattgaatataaaattaaaatcatttaCAACCTATTCCAGTATTACAGGGGTTGGAAGGggtaaaaacacaaaaaccaaaaactcaatgaaaaacaaaaagctacactttgataaataaaatactCAGCTTTAAAACAACTGATTTCTGTTTGCCATTAAACTACAGTTGGTACATAATAGCTGCCACTGTGAACACCCCACAAGTGCCCACCTCAGGAAGGAATGTAACTTCCAACTTGGTTGGGAAAGGGTGGGAGAGGatggagggagggggagaaagcAGAGTGTTAAATCAAACAGGAtagaaaaaagttttcataATGGGAACAAACATTTATCTGATCActtacaaacagaaaacagtataTAATTAGATAAGGTGCTCCAAAAAGAAGCAGTAAAGTTGCTCCAGTACTATGAAGCTTTAAGTATGCTTAAATCTCTGTTGCATTAGTGTCCAGTTGCACAGTGCACTCTCATAACATCTCGATGTTGCCCTCAAATGGGCAAGGCACCATTTCCATCAGAGGTCCTTTCTCCATGGCTGGTTACTTCAAAATTCTGTTTAGCATCCCACCCCCAACACAACTTAGTCCCTAAATTTGTGAATGTCATTGACCAGTCTGTAGTAGGGATACGCTTCACTCGCGTGCGGACAGTTGTAGTTGCAGCGGCAGGACTGGATCATCATGACACTCTTGGTGAAGGTTTCTCCGTCGTCACAGCGGAACCTGATCTTGACAGTCCTGGTCTGCAGGGGCGTACAGCACCTGCCATCCACGCAGGAGCCACAGTACTTGGGGCGGTACTTCTTCACACTGGAGCATCCGGCATAAGTAAACTTCACTGGGGATGGGGACTTCTTCGTCTTcgtacatttttttcctttctgtaaaagGAGAGGTGATAATATTATTAGCAAGAGATTCTTCTCCAGCCTTTACCCTCTACCCGAAGCAGTTCGCAAAGAAGAGGAGCACCAGAAGAGTCTGTATTTACCTTTAGGGAGGCATAGCTAGGCTGGCCACACGGCCTCACTTCACATATCCTGGTCTCTTTGATGAGCTTGCAGTCGGGATTGTCATTGGTGACCCTCGTGGAGATGCCAGTTCCACATGTCTTTGAGCACTGGGACCAGGACGTTGTTTGCACAATGCATTTGGGATTCTCAAAAGCTCGGCTTTGTGGCTCAGATCCaaatactggaaaagaaaaggagggcTTAGCCTAACTATATCCTGTCACtgggtttctttctttccatgagGGTCTAAGGAGTTGTATAGCCAtcttcccacctcctccctgtaactGTCACACAGATTAGCCCATACTCACCAGGTAGCATTTTCAGGCCTCCTTTCACAATGGCAATTAGCTCGTTGTTCCTGGTTAGTTCACCTTCGGAATCATCCAGACCAAACTCTTTGCTGAAGAAGCCTTCCAGCTCATCCAGCGCATCCTTGCTTTCATCACAGACCCACTCTTCACAGCACTGCCCGGGGACTTTGACCAGCCTGGGGCTGGAACAGCCCAGGTTAGGAAGAGAGAGCTCCTGCGGGCAGAGCGGGATGCAGCCCACAGCTCCATCTATGCACGTACACTGGTGTTTACAGTTCGGCTGGAAGCTTTCGCCGTTCTGGTAGATTTTGGAGTTATATTCACACGGTCTGCCTTCGGACTGTGCTGCAGAAGTTAACagagagggaaaggagggagTCAGCGGCTGGAATCGCTGGTTCAAGCACAGGTATTTGCTGGTCTGTTAAATTCAATTTACGGTGGAGCTCCCTACAACCCCCCGGAGACGCGGGCCCCGAACAATAACTTAGTCAGGAATCACTTTTCCTTATGTGCGTTTAGCGGAGCCCAGACATACTGAATCGCATTCCAGACTGCTGAAGTCATGTGCCTTTCTGCCAAGCTACCAACAACAAAGCATAACCATACATGGACTCGAAGTTACTAAACTTCGGCACTACGGGGACCGGGGTTTTCTCCCGGGGGAGGCGGAGGACCGGCCGCTTACCTCTGCAGATGCCCTTGAGCGCGGCGGGGCTGGCGCCGAAGTTGCACTCCAGCCCCTTGGTGTGGTCGCAGGGCTGCGCCCGGCTGCAGTCCTCGTTCAGCTGCTTGGCGCAGACCTTGCAGCAGCCGCAGCCGTCCGGCACCAGCCCCACGCCCGGGGCGCACTGCGGCACGGCCGCCGGGCACTGGCACACGGCGGGGCAGGGCGAGCCCAGAGCctgcggagcggagcggagcagAGCGGCGGTCGGTGAGTGCCGGGAGCGgagcccccccccgccgcccacCCGCTGCGGGCAGAGCCGCGGCACTTACCAGGCGCGCCAGGCAGAGGAGAGCGGCCGCCAGAGCGGAGCGGGTGCCCGCGGAGCCCATGTCCAGCGCCGGCGGtgcggggcggcagcggcgaGCGGAGCGCGGCCGGCGCGGTCTGAGGCAGCGGCGGGCGCGACCGCCTTATAtggggcgcggggccgccgcgtGCGCCGCGGCGCTGACGTCGCGCGTTCCGGGCCGCGGCCGCATCCAGCGCTCGCGGCATCCCAGGAATGCGGCTGGCGcgcgcggccgccccgccccgccccgtcTCCCGGCACCGCGGCCGTGGCGGCGGAGCTGCCGCGGggggtccccccggcccccgcctcCGCCCGCCCCTGCCGGccagcgcggggggggggggcgggggagcgggAGGTGGCGGCGCGGGACGGGCTCCTCCCGCGGGGCGCGCGCCCGGGACGTGGGGTGCTTTCCCCGCTGTCCTTGCAGACGCGCCGGAACACGAGGGTGTCGGAACACGGAGCTTTTCGCATGCGCTGCCGCGCCGGTGGGTGCCGTGCAGGAgccggccccggccgccccccgcgcccgcccaCCTGCGCTGCCGGCAGCAACGGAGATGCGCATCTGTCCCCCCGCACCGACTGCGGCCCCGCGTTACGGGCTGTGTCGTACTCGTGACACTTTCCACAAACGAGCCGGCGGTACCCGGGAGcctgccgctgctgccgctcGAGGGAGAAACGAAACGTTTCACGCAGAGCCCAAGCCTGGCGATGCCCGGGGCGCACCGAGGTGCCCACTTTTCAGGCCAGAAATGAAACCGCAGGAAATCCTGGGCCCTGCAGCAAACGGCCCTCTGTCGTCCTGTTTATCACTGGTTTTAGTGTCCCTCGCTCAAGTTGGGGGTCCTCGAATagtatttatttccttgtttaAGTTTAGGATTTGGGGTTGAGGAGAAGAGTTAAAGCTTCTGTTGTGGCGTCTTTTCTTTTCATGGCTCTAAGTATTTCCAGATGGGGATTTAGACACCAGACGTAACAGTATTTCCATATTTGGTATAGCAGTAGCctgcatttttcacatttttctgctctgttatCCAACCACAAAGCATTCTTGACAGCTTCAGATGTTGTTAAATATAGCCTTAACTTCTGTTCCCAGGGCAGGAAATTCTTTGGAATTCCTGTTTTTCACGCAATCTGTCTATCATGATTTAGGAGAATTGTGCTGGAGGAGCCAACTGGCGTTATACTGCAGTTTGCTCCTTTATTGAAAAAAGCCCAGCAGTTGAGTCTGCTACCCAACGGCGTTACAATAAGTCCCCATTCCAgggatttttctttgcaaatgagATTATTGTTCCTAACataagtttggggtttttttcggTCGCCTTCAAGGCTGGAAGGTGGAGAAGCAGACTCAGAGGAGATGCGAAACTTTGCAAAAAATCCTCCAAAGCCcatgaaaagcagagaggggAGGGGGCGAGGGAGACAGTAGAGAGGGAGGGGATGCGAAGAGAAGGGGGATGTGATTAACCTGTCTGCGTAGCATTTCCATACAGTAAGTGTCTGTGCGCTGCTCGTAAAGGATGGGCATTTAGGGAGGGGACGCAGCAGCAGCCCGGCTGCTCGGAGGAGCGAAGCCCAGACGTCTCGTCGCCTGCCCGGTGCCACAGCCGAAAGGGTTACTACAGAAAGGACCGTTTCACGGGGACTGAGTGGGGACTGCGCACATGGCTGCGGTAAGTGCTGCTCCCGGCAGCGCAGGGGCCGGGGGTCGCATCTGCGTGCGCGCGCCTGTGTGTGCGcgttgttttgtgttgtgttttaatAGCAGC contains the following coding sequences:
- the LOC136002142 gene encoding uncharacterized protein LOC136002142, translating into MRLARAAAPPRPVSRHRGRGGGAAAGGPPGPRLRPPLPASAGGGGGGAGGGGAGRAPPAGRAPGTWGAFPAVLADAPEHEGVGTRSFSHALPRRWVPCRSRPRPPPAPAHLRCRQQRRCASVPPHRLRPRVTGCVVLVTLSTNEPAVPGSLPLLPLEGETKRFTQSPSLAMPGAHRAFPYSKCLCAARKGWAFREGTQQQPGCSEERSPDVSSPARCHSRKGYYRKDRFTGTEWGLRTWLRSRNNKAALLDLAGAAEKGVCCCLESAAPGRGWGRRSAAGGRGCGAGGTEGAQTEGPCLSWAGPGRAGPGGSGSLEPRGGLPKNMHRFASPLQRAPSSERLPPRGVSGADVAGTSLSTVPQRPARLRAAARAERHRQPGAGRDGTERDGTGRSGRSLQGDAVTPGTEAGAMRWASASDETPVALPARAPASSSCSSRDVPAAAAVRGRRARVPSTAPSCRGWPGPCPGQA
- the CCN1 gene encoding CCN family member 1, with translation MGSAGTRSALAAALLCLARLALGSPCPAVCQCPAAVPQCAPGVGLVPDGCGCCKVCAKQLNEDCSRAQPCDHTKGLECNFGASPAALKGICRAQSEGRPCEYNSKIYQNGESFQPNCKHQCTCIDGAVGCIPLCPQELSLPNLGCSSPRLVKVPGQCCEEWVCDESKDALDELEGFFSKEFGLDDSEGELTRNNELIAIVKGGLKMLPVFGSEPQSRAFENPKCIVQTTSWSQCSKTCGTGISTRVTNDNPDCKLIKETRICEVRPCGQPSYASLKKGKKCTKTKKSPSPVKFTYAGCSSVKKYRPKYCGSCVDGRCCTPLQTRTVKIRFRCDDGETFTKSVMMIQSCRCNYNCPHASEAYPYYRLVNDIHKFRD